In Vibrio japonicus, the following are encoded in one genomic region:
- a CDS encoding aldo/keto reductase — protein MVSKVTVAPQGPDMSELVQGYWRLAEWDMTPQQRLSFLKQHIDLGITTVDHADIYGNYECETLFGEAVKLEPSIRDQIEIVTKCDIKLCGDKTPERKINHYDTSVAHIYESVNNSLERLNIDCIDVLLIHRPDALMDADEVAEAFSELQKVGKVKHFGVSNFTPRQFELLQSRVSKPLVTNQVEINPLNFDVVHDGTLDQLQMQRVRPMAWSCLGGGSIFTGATEQAERVRAELELIRQEVGAESIEQVIYAWVRRLPSKPLPIIGSGKIERVAAAVSALEIELTREQWYRVWVASKGHGVP, from the coding sequence ATGGTGTCGAAAGTAACTGTCGCCCCTCAAGGGCCAGATATGTCGGAACTAGTTCAAGGGTATTGGCGCTTGGCTGAGTGGGATATGACCCCTCAGCAACGTTTGTCGTTTTTAAAACAGCATATCGACTTAGGGATTACAACGGTCGATCATGCGGACATCTACGGCAATTACGAATGTGAAACGTTGTTTGGTGAAGCGGTTAAACTAGAACCATCGATTCGTGATCAAATTGAAATTGTCACTAAGTGCGATATCAAGTTGTGTGGTGACAAAACACCAGAACGTAAGATCAACCACTACGATACAAGCGTTGCTCACATCTACGAGTCTGTGAACAATTCACTTGAACGTCTGAATATCGATTGTATCGATGTGTTGCTCATTCACCGCCCTGATGCGTTGATGGATGCTGACGAAGTCGCAGAAGCATTCAGTGAGTTACAAAAGGTTGGTAAAGTGAAACACTTTGGTGTCTCTAACTTTACACCTCGCCAATTTGAGTTGCTGCAATCTCGAGTGTCTAAGCCTTTGGTGACGAACCAAGTTGAAATTAATCCGCTCAATTTTGATGTTGTTCATGATGGCACATTAGATCAATTGCAAATGCAGCGCGTACGTCCTATGGCGTGGTCGTGCCTTGGTGGGGGCAGTATCTTTACTGGTGCGACGGAACAAGCCGAACGCGTACGTGCGGAGCTAGAGTTGATTCGTCAAGAAGTCGGTGCAGAAAGTATTGAACAAGTGATTTATGCTTGGGTACGCCGTTTACCGTCAAAGCCGTTACCCATTATTGGTTCTGGTAAAATTGAGCGCGTGGCTGCGGCTGTTTCAGCGTTGGAGATTGAGCTAACGCGCGAACAGTGGTACCGCGTTTGGGTCGCCTCGAAAGGGCATGGGGTGCCGTAG
- the aroG gene encoding 3-deoxy-7-phosphoheptulonate synthase AroG has protein sequence MFQTDDVRISKVKELLPPVAVLEKFPATETASSTTFRSRAAISDILAGKDDRLLVIIGPCSIHDPEAAIEYGKRLKVLRDELGDRLEVVMRVYFEKPRTTVGWKGLINDPYMNDTFKINDGLRLGRKLLLDLTDMGLPTASEFLDMITPQYVADLISWGAIGARTTESQVHRELASGLSCPVGFKNGTDGNIKIASDAIRSASASHHFLSVTKYGHSAIVETAGNPDCHIILRGGKEPNYSAEHVAAIKSELENSGLPQKVMIDFSHANSSKQYQRQMLVAEDVAGQISNGEDAVFGVMIESHLVEGRQDLVDGVAPTYGQSITDACIGWDDTEKVLRQLADAVETRRKNK, from the coding sequence ATGTTTCAGACCGATGATGTTCGAATTAGTAAAGTAAAAGAATTATTGCCACCCGTTGCTGTTTTAGAGAAATTTCCCGCGACAGAAACGGCCTCTTCAACCACGTTCCGTTCACGTGCTGCCATTTCCGATATTCTAGCGGGCAAAGATGATCGTTTGCTTGTGATTATTGGCCCATGTTCTATTCACGACCCAGAAGCTGCGATTGAATACGGCAAGCGCTTAAAGGTGTTGCGTGATGAACTCGGAGATCGTCTAGAAGTTGTCATGCGTGTTTATTTTGAAAAGCCGCGTACAACGGTGGGTTGGAAAGGTCTGATCAATGACCCTTACATGAATGACACATTTAAGATTAACGATGGCTTACGTTTAGGTCGTAAACTTCTTCTTGATTTGACCGATATGGGCTTGCCAACAGCGAGTGAGTTCCTAGATATGATCACCCCGCAGTACGTTGCAGATCTTATCAGTTGGGGTGCTATCGGCGCACGTACAACGGAGTCGCAAGTACACCGTGAGCTTGCGTCTGGTCTGTCTTGCCCTGTTGGCTTTAAAAATGGTACTGATGGCAACATCAAGATCGCGTCTGATGCTATCCGTTCTGCTAGCGCGTCTCACCACTTCTTATCAGTAACGAAATACGGTCATTCCGCGATTGTTGAAACGGCGGGTAATCCAGATTGCCACATTATTCTTCGTGGCGGTAAAGAACCAAATTACAGCGCAGAGCACGTTGCAGCGATTAAATCTGAACTTGAGAATTCGGGTCTACCACAAAAAGTGATGATTGATTTTAGCCACGCAAACAGCTCGAAACAGTATCAACGCCAAATGCTGGTGGCAGAAGACGTAGCAGGTCAAATTTCGAATGGTGAAGATGCGGTATTCGGTGTGATGATCGAATCTCACTTAGTGGAAGGTCGCCAAGACTTGGTTGATGGTGTTGCACCAACTTACGGCCAGTCAATCACGGATGCGTGTATCGGCTGGGATGACACTGAAAAAGTATTGCGCCAACTAGCAGACGCCGTCGAAACGCGCCGAAAAAATAAGTAA
- a CDS encoding VanZ family protein, with protein MSASFPSDFFNKRLCLLMCAIGLVSVASLAKSLGRYEYAVLDVEDWLGGAWALHTCVSISLGFIASWATPKRYLQQATLPISPWIWMLLVIVTFDEITQFFNSNRHFSLLDLSINISGVIIGALFYLAYFRMRYSR; from the coding sequence ATGTCTGCGTCTTTCCCGTCTGATTTTTTTAATAAAAGACTTTGTCTTCTGATGTGTGCCATCGGGCTTGTGAGCGTTGCGTCGTTAGCAAAGTCATTGGGCAGGTATGAATACGCGGTATTAGATGTGGAAGATTGGTTAGGCGGTGCGTGGGCATTACACACGTGCGTTTCGATCAGCTTAGGTTTTATTGCTTCTTGGGCAACACCAAAACGCTACCTCCAACAAGCCACATTACCCATTTCTCCCTGGATTTGGATGTTGCTCGTTATTGTGACGTTTGACGAAATTACGCAGTTCTTCAACTCAAATCGACACTTTTCATTGCTGGATTTGAGCATCAACATAAGTGGCGTCATCATAGGCGCGCTCTTTTATCTCGCTTACTTTCGAATGCGCTATTCTCGCTAG
- the cyoE gene encoding heme o synthase, whose protein sequence is MSKTISYVSEPHKATWRVYLTLTKPKVVALMLLTALVGMCLSVPGALPIMQASLGLIGIGLMAGSAAAFNHLIDRRIDAVMARTYKRPLPSGEVNAVHVFSFAISIGAVGFVILYAWVNPLTAWLTFASLLGYAVIYTMYLKRATPQNIVIAGIAGAMPPLLGWTAVTGELHANAWLLVMIIFIWTPPHFWALAIHRKDDYAKANIPMLPVTHGVEYTKTSILLYTVLLALVCLLPALVGMSGMFYWVGATCLSLGFIGYAWKLKFNPEKGSAVATFVFSIYHLMILFVLLLVDHYLT, encoded by the coding sequence ATGAGCAAAACGATCAGTTATGTTTCAGAACCCCATAAGGCGACGTGGCGTGTGTATCTAACGCTGACCAAACCAAAGGTTGTCGCGCTTATGTTGCTTACGGCTTTGGTTGGCATGTGTTTGTCGGTTCCGGGAGCACTGCCGATAATGCAAGCGTCGCTTGGGCTTATAGGGATAGGCTTAATGGCGGGTTCGGCAGCGGCGTTCAACCACCTAATTGATAGACGAATCGATGCAGTGATGGCCAGAACCTATAAGCGACCACTCCCGTCCGGCGAAGTGAATGCCGTGCATGTCTTCTCCTTTGCAATTTCGATTGGCGCAGTGGGATTTGTGATTCTATACGCTTGGGTCAATCCGTTGACTGCTTGGCTTACGTTCGCGAGCTTATTGGGTTATGCGGTTATCTATACCATGTACCTGAAGAGGGCGACACCGCAAAACATCGTGATTGCGGGTATAGCGGGCGCGATGCCTCCACTGCTTGGTTGGACAGCCGTGACTGGCGAACTGCACGCGAACGCTTGGCTGCTTGTGATGATTATCTTCATTTGGACGCCTCCCCATTTTTGGGCGTTAGCGATTCACCGCAAAGATGACTATGCCAAAGCCAATATCCCAATGCTGCCAGTAACGCACGGCGTTGAATACACCAAGACATCCATCTTGCTCTACACCGTTTTGCTCGCACTGGTGTGTTTACTGCCAGCGCTGGTGGGAATGAGTGGTATGTTTTATTGGGTGGGGGCCACATGTTTGAGCTTAGGGTTCATCGGTTACGCTTGGAAGCTAAAGTTCAACCCAGAGAAAGGGTCGGCGGTGGCGACGTTTGTATTCTCCATTTATCACTTGATGATCTTATTTGTGCTACTACTTGTCGACCATTATTTAACCTAA
- a CDS encoding COX15/CtaA family protein encodes MGLTNLVRLSIVLTFVVIMLGAYTRLADAGLGCPDWPGCYGHLSVPNESHEIALAKSLYPSLTVEAHKAWLEMIHRYFAGTLGLVVFAITFLCLKSRVVSFGLPVALSLVIVFQALLGMWTVTMKLMPIVVMGHLLGGFTMFSLLCLLYWKLRDKQQPAETAVTESAGLKVLAMITLILLMFQIALGGWTSSNYAALMCTSLPICQGNWVEYLDFKTAFQLLQPHSESYEFGTLDYGARMTIHVTHRIGAVLVTLFSLVLIYRLMSQSNTGLSKAGRQVGVLLVIQLMLGVSNVLFSLPLVIAVAHNLGAALLFVSVLQVNYLLLKRSNKVVASSGLVSEESAR; translated from the coding sequence ATGGGGTTAACCAATCTGGTTCGGCTGAGCATAGTATTAACGTTTGTGGTCATCATGCTTGGGGCGTACACGCGATTAGCCGATGCGGGACTTGGCTGCCCCGATTGGCCGGGTTGCTATGGTCACCTGAGTGTACCGAACGAAAGCCATGAAATTGCGCTCGCAAAATCGCTTTATCCTTCGTTGACCGTTGAAGCTCACAAAGCTTGGCTTGAAATGATCCATCGCTACTTTGCCGGAACGCTGGGGCTAGTGGTATTTGCCATAACCTTCCTCTGTTTAAAAAGCCGAGTGGTGTCATTCGGGTTACCTGTTGCGCTCTCGCTGGTGATTGTATTTCAGGCGCTGCTTGGAATGTGGACAGTCACGATGAAGTTGATGCCGATTGTTGTTATGGGGCACTTACTGGGTGGATTCACCATGTTCAGTTTGCTTTGCCTGCTGTATTGGAAGTTACGAGATAAGCAGCAGCCCGCAGAAACCGCGGTGACGGAGTCAGCAGGACTGAAGGTTTTGGCGATGATCACGCTGATTTTACTTATGTTTCAGATAGCGCTCGGTGGCTGGACGTCATCCAACTACGCTGCCTTAATGTGTACGAGTTTACCTATCTGTCAGGGCAACTGGGTGGAATATCTCGACTTTAAAACCGCCTTCCAATTGCTTCAGCCACACAGCGAAAGTTACGAGTTTGGCACGCTAGACTACGGTGCGCGGATGACGATACACGTCACGCACAGAATTGGCGCGGTGCTTGTAACACTGTTCTCGCTGGTGCTTATCTACCGCTTAATGAGCCAGTCAAACACAGGACTTAGTAAAGCAGGGCGTCAGGTTGGAGTGTTACTGGTTATTCAGCTAATGCTAGGAGTGAGCAATGTCTTGTTCAGTTTACCTTTAGTGATAGCAGTAGCGCACAATCTAGGGGCAGCACTGTTGTTTGTGTCTGTTCTGCAGGTGAACTATTTGCTGCTTAAACGTAGCAACAAAGTGGTGGCGAGTTCAGGGTTAGTCAGTGAGGAGAGCGCACGATGA
- a CDS encoding SURF1 family protein, with the protein MKTIRLSFIGLLKKPAFLLGMLLTVVAFCLLINLGLWQLSRAEEKQQLEQYLSERETASLIPITKVNIEQYEYLTGLRVTGGFTPIQGRYVLLDNQTHDGKVGYLGYQLMALENGKYVLMEIGFVASNGDRNQLPSVDWMSKPIELQARLYQRSSNPLSHDLHMELTSTHRIQNLNIPQLSKVWKTDIEPYVVQPQSKSWPYLQPWIPVPLSSEKHFGYAVQWFSMALALAILSVWVLIRALRKGVHHE; encoded by the coding sequence ATGAAGACCATTCGGTTGTCCTTTATCGGTTTGTTGAAAAAGCCCGCATTTTTGCTGGGGATGTTATTAACTGTGGTTGCCTTTTGCTTATTGATCAACTTGGGATTGTGGCAACTGTCACGAGCTGAAGAAAAACAGCAGTTAGAGCAATATCTTAGCGAGCGTGAAACAGCTTCATTGATACCGATAACAAAGGTAAATATTGAGCAATACGAGTATTTAACAGGTTTACGGGTGACAGGGGGTTTTACCCCGATTCAAGGAAGATATGTGCTACTCGACAACCAAACACATGACGGAAAAGTGGGGTATCTGGGTTATCAATTAATGGCTTTGGAAAACGGGAAATATGTGTTGATGGAAATTGGATTTGTTGCCTCAAACGGAGATCGCAACCAATTACCATCGGTGGATTGGATGAGTAAACCGATAGAGTTGCAAGCGCGATTATATCAACGTTCTAGCAATCCATTGAGTCACGATTTACACATGGAACTGACCAGCACTCACCGAATCCAGAATTTGAACATTCCGCAGTTGTCGAAGGTTTGGAAAACGGACATTGAGCCTTATGTTGTTCAGCCGCAAAGCAAATCATGGCCATATTTACAGCCTTGGATTCCTGTTCCTCTGAGTTCAGAAAAACACTTTGGATACGCGGTTCAGTGGTTTTCTATGGCGTTGGCGTTAGCAATATTGAGTGTGTGGGTATTAATTCGAGCGCTGCGAAAAGGAGTTCATCATGAGTAA
- a CDS encoding DUF2909 domain-containing protein, giving the protein MVFIFKLLLVVLLLFIILNLVRAMFEMVRGPRDEEGESQQDKPMSFYLGKRVFLSALAVILLIAALLSGLIEPNSRPY; this is encoded by the coding sequence ATGGTCTTCATCTTCAAACTGTTATTGGTCGTGTTATTACTGTTTATCATCCTCAATCTCGTCCGAGCGATGTTCGAAATGGTGAGAGGCCCGCGCGATGAGGAAGGTGAGTCACAGCAAGACAAGCCTATGAGCTTTTATCTTGGGAAACGCGTCTTCCTATCTGCACTTGCGGTCATTCTCCTTATTGCCGCCCTTCTAAGCGGTCTGATTGAACCGAACTCTAGGCCGTATTAA
- a CDS encoding cytochrome c oxidase subunit 3, with protein MSSKHQSYYVPSQSSWPIVGAISLFLIAVGAGVTVQNMAEGGDGSVFGKLILLSGFLFLLYMFAGWFSSVIAESMSGKYSSQISRSFRQGMSWFIFSEVMFFGAFFGALFYARMVAVPWLGGASNNAMTHEVLWPTFEALWPLTTTPSGETTEAMGWQGIPLLNTIILLTSSVTLHMAHVALEQNRRMALVVWLEITIVLACTFLYYQGVEYIHAYQELGLTLQSGVYGNTFFLLTGFHGMHVLLGTIFLTVLLGRIAKDHFTPKEHFGFQAGSWYWHFVDVVWLCLFTFVYVL; from the coding sequence ATGAGCTCAAAACATCAGTCTTACTATGTGCCATCGCAAAGTAGCTGGCCAATTGTCGGAGCCATCTCGCTGTTTTTGATCGCTGTTGGGGCGGGCGTCACGGTACAAAACATGGCAGAAGGGGGAGATGGGAGTGTCTTTGGCAAGTTGATCCTGTTGTCGGGATTCCTATTTTTGCTGTACATGTTTGCTGGTTGGTTTAGTAGTGTGATCGCTGAATCAATGAGCGGTAAATACTCCAGCCAGATTTCTCGCTCTTTCAGACAGGGTATGAGTTGGTTCATCTTCTCTGAAGTGATGTTCTTCGGTGCGTTTTTTGGTGCACTGTTTTATGCGCGTATGGTTGCTGTTCCTTGGTTAGGAGGCGCGAGTAACAACGCGATGACCCATGAAGTGCTTTGGCCTACGTTTGAGGCTTTATGGCCACTGACCACGACACCATCTGGTGAAACTACAGAAGCCATGGGCTGGCAGGGAATCCCGCTTCTTAACACCATCATCCTGCTGACGTCTTCAGTGACGTTACACATGGCCCATGTTGCACTTGAGCAAAATCGACGCATGGCGCTGGTGGTCTGGTTGGAAATTACCATCGTTTTGGCCTGTACCTTCTTGTACTACCAAGGTGTGGAATACATCCATGCTTATCAGGAACTAGGATTAACACTTCAGTCCGGTGTTTACGGTAACACGTTCTTTTTGCTGACAGGATTTCACGGTATGCACGTGTTGCTGGGGACGATCTTTTTGACCGTATTATTGGGAAGAATTGCCAAAGATCACTTTACGCCCAAAGAGCATTTCGGCTTTCAAGCGGGTAGCTGGTATTGGCACTTTGTTGATGTGGTTTGGCTCTGCTTGTTTACCTTTGTATATGTGCTTTAA
- a CDS encoding cytochrome c oxidase assembly protein has translation MDEQVKSNRKLTLKLLMAVVAMFGFGFALVPLYDVMCDALGINGKTNTESALQPQGMVPDESRSIRVEFMAHRYHDMPWSFKPEQAFMDVHPGQVIQTAYLATNLSDKQIVGQAVPSVSPGLGATYFNKIECFCFNQQPLAGKANAEMPLIFYIEPDIPDSIHTLTLSYTLYDITDKAVKPVEVAKARQEPMNEQLQGASQ, from the coding sequence ATGGATGAGCAAGTCAAATCCAACCGAAAGCTGACACTTAAGCTGCTCATGGCCGTGGTCGCGATGTTTGGGTTTGGCTTTGCTTTGGTGCCGCTTTATGACGTGATGTGTGATGCCTTGGGAATTAACGGTAAAACGAATACCGAATCGGCGCTTCAGCCACAAGGCATGGTACCAGACGAATCTCGTTCGATACGCGTTGAATTTATGGCGCATCGTTACCATGACATGCCTTGGTCATTTAAGCCTGAGCAAGCTTTTATGGATGTTCACCCTGGACAGGTTATCCAAACGGCTTATTTAGCCACCAATCTGTCGGATAAGCAGATTGTGGGTCAAGCCGTGCCGTCTGTTTCACCCGGATTAGGTGCGACTTACTTTAATAAAATCGAGTGTTTTTGTTTCAACCAACAGCCGTTAGCAGGTAAAGCGAACGCTGAAATGCCACTCATTTTTTATATTGAACCCGATATCCCGGATTCCATTCATACACTGACATTGTCTTACACCCTTTACGACATCACCGATAAAGCGGTCAAGCCCGTAGAAGTGGCGAAAGCGCGTCAGGAGCCTATGAATGAACAACTGCAAGGAGCAAGTCAATGA